From a single Candidatus Hydrogenedentota bacterium genomic region:
- a CDS encoding Gfo/Idh/MocA family oxidoreductase, whose amino-acid sequence MSNAFSRRSFLRSTALGAGLAAMAGHRAGQAAEEVIQGFERAEGNIDRAAVWEPVSDRVLRVGIVGYGVCKFGADFGFQNHPSVKVAAVSDLFPERCAELAKVCRCEKTYPSLEELVKDDSIEAVFVATDAPSHARHCMEVLRHGKHAACAVPACFGNIEEGKQLLQTVKETGLNYMMFETSAYHDEVHAMREIYRAGRFGRMVYSEGEYYHYMEGPIDSYKGWRIGLPPQWYPTHSNAYEVAVTGQSFTEVSCMGIPSIIEHLKPGNNSYANPFGTEVAQFRTSGGGMSRMAVSWDTPGHHGEKGRVRGDKGSMEQMNFEGVVDVADLNLKKPPLPPTVSSGGHGGSHGNLCEEFVRSVLENRKPLVDIVAALNMTVAGIVAHQSALKDGELLKIPQFTL is encoded by the coding sequence ATGTCAAACGCATTTTCACGCCGCTCTTTTCTCCGCAGCACCGCGCTGGGCGCGGGCCTGGCCGCGATGGCGGGGCACCGGGCCGGACAGGCGGCGGAGGAGGTGATTCAGGGGTTTGAGCGGGCCGAGGGGAACATTGACCGGGCGGCGGTGTGGGAGCCGGTGTCGGACCGGGTACTCCGGGTGGGGATCGTGGGCTATGGGGTGTGCAAGTTTGGGGCGGATTTCGGGTTCCAGAACCACCCCAGCGTGAAGGTGGCGGCCGTGAGCGATCTGTTCCCGGAGCGCTGCGCGGAGCTGGCGAAGGTCTGCCGCTGCGAGAAGACTTACCCCTCGCTGGAGGAACTGGTGAAGGACGACAGCATCGAGGCGGTGTTTGTGGCGACGGACGCGCCGTCGCACGCGCGGCACTGCATGGAGGTGCTGCGGCACGGGAAGCATGCGGCGTGCGCGGTGCCCGCGTGTTTCGGCAACATCGAGGAGGGGAAGCAGCTCCTCCAGACGGTGAAGGAGACGGGGCTGAATTACATGATGTTCGAGACGTCGGCCTACCACGACGAGGTGCACGCCATGCGGGAGATTTACCGGGCGGGCCGCTTCGGGCGCATGGTGTATTCCGAGGGCGAGTATTACCATTACATGGAGGGGCCGATTGACTCGTACAAGGGGTGGCGCATCGGCCTGCCGCCGCAGTGGTACCCGACGCACTCGAACGCCTACGAGGTGGCCGTGACGGGCCAGAGCTTCACCGAGGTGTCGTGCATGGGCATCCCGAGCATCATCGAGCACCTGAAGCCGGGGAACAACTCCTACGCGAACCCCTTCGGCACGGAGGTCGCCCAGTTCCGCACGAGCGGCGGGGGCATGTCCCGCATGGCCGTGAGTTGGGACACGCCCGGCCACCACGGCGAGAAGGGCCGCGTGCGCGGGGACAAGGGCTCGATGGAGCAGATGAACTTCGAGGGCGTTGTGGACGTGGCGGACCTCAACCTGAAAAAACCGCCCCTGCCGCCGACGGTCTCCTCCGGGGGGCACGGCGGGTCGCACGGCAACCTCTGCGAGGAGTTTGTGCGGTCCGTGCTGGAGAACCGCAAACCCCTGGTGGACATTGTGGCGGCCCTCAACATGACCGTCG